In Candidatus Thorarchaeota archaeon, the following proteins share a genomic window:
- the dapA gene encoding 4-hydroxy-tetrahydrodipicolinate synthase, with the protein MTKRFVPHGVMPALVTPFTRHGDIHEEGLGQVIDYTIEKGATGVVPAGTTGEFVYMRTEERKKLLKLTVEHVDGRVPVVAGTGENSTEATIRLTKYAADVGCDAALVVSPFFLRPTDKGYYNHYAEIARNGNLPVIMYNIPQCTLGTLQSNVVQDLADLDNIVGIKDSGGDIGHTMELIQKVDDRIPVLIGHDECFLSAVSAGASAAIMASANIIPHIWLEIMDNIKNGNLEKAQQRQLDVQTLSRIVTRNGGAPPVKAALKMMGIEAGYSRMPLDSGGTFTRELKDEIRLELEKLALIDTPSREPVRKEPDIRQLATELGFDNPDFDECSLATEASDTVSVTVLAGNKASIAGDLFVSLLTTPKQGYEGLTVILEPNLAVRPSSLMVPARGIKSMRQASLFYGPVQSGAAKAIATAVDSGFIKEEQIDDTLMILMMDVNLNSRDRRRLVTATEKVVGKAMNSIRS; encoded by the coding sequence GTGACTAAACGATTCGTTCCTCATGGAGTGATGCCTGCTCTAGTTACGCCATTTACCAGACATGGCGATATACATGAAGAAGGCCTTGGGCAGGTAATCGATTACACTATTGAGAAAGGAGCTACAGGGGTAGTTCCTGCTGGGACTACTGGCGAGTTCGTCTATATGCGGACTGAAGAAAGAAAGAAACTCCTCAAACTAACAGTAGAGCATGTAGATGGTCGCGTTCCTGTTGTGGCAGGAACGGGAGAGAATAGCACAGAGGCTACGATCCGACTTACAAAATATGCTGCCGATGTCGGATGTGATGCAGCTCTAGTTGTGTCGCCCTTCTTTCTACGCCCAACTGACAAGGGATACTACAATCACTATGCGGAAATCGCGAGAAATGGAAATCTTCCTGTTATCATGTACAACATCCCACAATGTACACTTGGAACTCTGCAATCCAACGTAGTTCAGGACTTGGCGGACCTCGACAACATTGTTGGCATAAAGGATAGTGGTGGCGATATTGGCCACACGATGGAGCTAATACAGAAAGTTGATGACAGAATCCCGGTACTCATTGGTCACGACGAATGTTTTCTGTCTGCAGTCTCTGCAGGAGCAAGTGCCGCCATTATGGCTTCAGCAAATATCATACCACACATTTGGCTTGAAATAATGGACAATATCAAAAATGGCAATTTGGAGAAAGCACAGCAAAGGCAATTGGACGTTCAAACGCTTTCTAGAATAGTCACACGGAACGGTGGAGCTCCACCTGTTAAAGCTGCTCTTAAGATGATGGGGATTGAAGCTGGTTATTCCCGAATGCCTCTAGACTCGGGAGGGACCTTTACGCGGGAACTCAAGGATGAAATAAGATTGGAGCTTGAAAAGCTAGCACTCATAGATACTCCTTCCAGAGAACCAGTCAGGAAGGAACCTGATATACGTCAACTAGCTACGGAACTTGGTTTTGATAACCCCGATTTTGACGAATGTAGCCTCGCAACCGAGGCAAGTGATACAGTATCGGTTACTGTTCTAGCTGGGAACAAAGCATCTATAGCTGGCGACCTATTCGTCAGTCTACTTACTACCCCCAAGCAGGGTTATGAAGGTCTTACTGTTATACTAGAACCAAATCTGGCAGTTAGACCAAGCTCATTGATGGTCCCTGCAAGGGGAATCAAATCAATGCGTCAGGCATCTCTCTTCTACGGGCCTGTTCAATCTGGTGCTGCAAAGGCGATAGCAACAGCTGTAGATTCTGGTTTCATAAAGGAAGAGCAGATTGATGACACTCTGATGATTTTGATGATGGATGTTAATTTGAACTCGCGTGATCGTAGAAGATTAGTTACTGCCACTGAAAAAGTCGTCGGCAAAGCAATGAATTCTATTAGGAGCTGA
- a CDS encoding MBL fold metallo-hydrolase, with the protein MTSEILPDVYRIEGDYTGEYGYLSAYLLANEDECLIVDPGTAGSPGEKILTAIKNIGLQPSKDVKAILCTHAHPDHVGGVKNIKKRTRASVIVHEQDAPLLRDADLFIKSRLKMTLSDRIAMKFEKGPLRVNYDGLEPDRIITDGDLVRFGNHELRTIHTGGHSAGHCVFYDANRKTLFCGDEINNFPHNSRKFYVDLSGSLVSKRAALEKMGDMDIDFLLPTHDIPHLFDDVNVQIEETVEGVIAFQNCLLEHLKIRGEADIDQLVFDITKSNSVPYPKEMKPLLPTTVLVGLRSLEKAGLVYEEESIWTVKSH; encoded by the coding sequence ATGACTTCTGAGATACTCCCCGACGTCTATCGAATAGAAGGAGACTATACCGGGGAATATGGCTACTTGTCTGCCTATCTGCTTGCAAATGAAGATGAGTGTTTGATAGTTGATCCAGGTACAGCTGGCAGTCCTGGTGAGAAAATACTTACCGCTATCAAGAACATTGGATTGCAGCCCTCTAAGGATGTCAAAGCTATCCTTTGTACTCATGCTCATCCTGATCATGTCGGTGGAGTGAAAAACATCAAGAAACGCACTAGGGCCTCTGTGATTGTTCATGAACAAGATGCTCCTCTCCTTCGAGATGCCGACCTGTTCATCAAATCGCGTTTGAAAATGACCCTTTCAGACCGAATTGCCATGAAATTCGAAAAAGGACCGTTGCGAGTCAATTACGATGGTTTGGAACCGGATAGAATCATCACCGATGGAGATTTAGTGCGTTTTGGCAACCATGAACTCCGAACAATACACACTGGTGGGCATTCTGCTGGTCACTGCGTATTCTATGATGCCAACCGAAAGACGCTGTTCTGCGGAGATGAGATAAACAATTTTCCTCATAATTCCCGGAAGTTCTACGTTGATTTATCCGGAAGTCTAGTTTCCAAGAGGGCTGCTCTGGAGAAAATGGGGGATATGGATATTGATTTTCTTCTTCCTACTCACGATATACCTCATCTTTTCGACGATGTGAACGTACAAATCGAAGAGACCGTAGAAGGAGTAATAGCATTCCAGAACTGTCTTCTAGAACATCTCAAGATTCGAGGCGAAGCAGACATTGACCAGCTTGTGTTTGATATTACCAAATCCAACTCGGTGCCATATCCAAAGGAAATGAAACCACTATTGCCAACAACTGTTCTCGTAGGGCTTAGAAGTCTGGAAAAAGCAGGGTTGGTTTATGAAGAAGAGAGTATTTGGACCGTGAAAAGTCACTAA
- a CDS encoding GIY-YIG nuclease family protein, translated as MQGVYTLIIEVTNPLNLAAGGLRDLTLEKGTYVYVGSAMGTGSTNLENRLARHFSEKKTVHWHIDYLLKKDVEKKSAVWAETEKSRECDVALRIKMSNHFANGPSGFGASDCKKKCGTHLFRQISKKSTPKILEEIFEQFGLTPHIGTKDNFR; from the coding sequence ATGCAGGGTGTATATACTTTGATAATCGAAGTCACTAACCCACTGAATCTTGCAGCCGGAGGGTTGAGAGATTTGACTCTGGAGAAGGGGACTTACGTCTATGTTGGATCTGCAATGGGTACCGGGTCCACAAACTTGGAGAATAGACTGGCTCGTCATTTCTCTGAGAAAAAAACTGTTCATTGGCATATCGATTACCTTCTTAAGAAGGACGTAGAAAAGAAAAGCGCGGTATGGGCGGAGACTGAGAAATCAAGGGAATGCGATGTGGCCCTAAGAATTAAGATGAGCAATCATTTCGCGAACGGACCCTCTGGATTCGGAGCATCGGATTGTAAAAAGAAATGTGGTACGCACCTATTTCGCCAAATATCAAAGAAGAGCACACCCAAAATCTTAGAGGAAATTTTCGAGCAATTTGGGCTTACACCTCACATCGGAACCAAAGACAATTTTCGCTAA
- a CDS encoding aldehyde ferredoxin oxidoreductase family protein, whose protein sequence is MGFGGYQGTILRVDLGNKQFKEHPIPKEWIRDYIGGDGFAAKILFEEVPPECRPLDKENKLILATGPVTGTSWPTSGRSAFFSKAALTGIWGESHVGGFIGPELKYAGYDLLVIEGRCEKPVYISIEDSDLQLKDASDLWGEMTDTTTSRVRRLEGDPDTQVAAIGPAGEHGVRFSSIIVNYARAAGRTGMGAVLGSKNVKAIAIRGRGAVQVNDHEAFVELAKQAHRRTRENPQAQEMSKWGTWSLTATKQEIGELPTYNHRTGVFSGWEKISAGYIRPRYTVSDRACFGCTIGCKKVNYIKEGEYAGTLEEGPEYEGLMAFGSSLGIDDYPTTLKANEICNKYGMDIISVGTTIAFAMELYEEGILTTEDTGGLELEWGNKKAAIQLLEMIGEREGLGELLSQGSKNAAEAIGPEAEQYAMHVKGLEVSGQDGRTHRSIGLAHATAARGADHLRSLVTVDQLGYEDVAAKRWGKDKLPEIIDPYTEKYKAAAVVETENAYCIRDTLIVCWYSVSWPPIFWMEDFAELLPLVTGIDEFGSVDNLNLIAERQVTLKRLFNAREGITRADDTLPRRFTKDPMPEGPGKGQTVDLDPMLDAYYRRRGWDKETGLPTDKIIKNLSLDWTRDFMN, encoded by the coding sequence ATGGGTTTCGGAGGATATCAGGGCACGATTCTGCGCGTTGACCTAGGCAATAAGCAGTTCAAAGAACACCCCATTCCGAAAGAATGGATACGTGATTACATAGGAGGCGACGGGTTTGCAGCCAAAATTCTGTTTGAGGAGGTTCCTCCCGAATGTCGCCCACTGGATAAAGAGAATAAACTAATTCTTGCAACTGGACCTGTTACAGGAACCTCGTGGCCTACGAGTGGCCGGTCCGCCTTCTTCTCAAAAGCCGCACTAACAGGCATATGGGGCGAAAGTCATGTTGGCGGATTCATCGGACCTGAGCTGAAGTATGCAGGGTATGACCTTCTCGTGATAGAAGGGCGTTGTGAGAAGCCTGTTTACATCAGTATAGAAGATTCTGATTTACAGCTCAAGGATGCTAGTGATTTGTGGGGCGAAATGACCGATACTACAACTTCACGAGTTCGTCGCTTGGAAGGCGATCCGGATACGCAAGTTGCTGCAATCGGGCCTGCTGGTGAGCATGGTGTGCGGTTCTCGTCAATCATTGTTAATTATGCTCGAGCTGCTGGTCGAACTGGAATGGGTGCTGTCCTTGGCTCCAAGAATGTGAAAGCTATTGCCATACGTGGTCGTGGAGCCGTTCAGGTGAATGACCACGAAGCGTTCGTGGAATTGGCAAAGCAAGCCCACAGGAGAACTCGTGAGAATCCACAGGCTCAGGAAATGAGCAAGTGGGGTACGTGGTCCTTAACAGCAACCAAGCAGGAAATCGGTGAACTTCCAACTTACAATCACCGAACCGGCGTTTTTTCAGGTTGGGAGAAGATTAGTGCTGGATACATACGTCCAAGATATACGGTCTCCGATAGAGCTTGTTTCGGATGTACTATTGGATGTAAGAAGGTGAACTATATCAAAGAAGGCGAATACGCTGGAACGCTAGAAGAAGGGCCTGAATATGAGGGCCTCATGGCGTTCGGCAGTTCTTTGGGAATCGATGACTACCCGACAACACTCAAGGCTAACGAAATCTGCAACAAGTATGGAATGGATATCATCTCAGTGGGAACAACTATTGCATTCGCCATGGAATTGTACGAAGAAGGTATTCTTACAACGGAAGATACGGGTGGATTAGAGCTAGAATGGGGAAACAAAAAGGCCGCCATCCAGCTTCTTGAGATGATTGGTGAACGTGAAGGTTTGGGTGAGCTGTTATCACAAGGAAGCAAAAATGCAGCTGAAGCAATTGGTCCTGAAGCTGAGCAATATGCTATGCATGTCAAGGGCCTTGAAGTCTCGGGTCAGGATGGGCGCACTCACAGAAGTATTGGCTTAGCCCATGCAACTGCTGCCCGCGGTGCAGATCATCTGCGAAGTCTGGTGACTGTTGATCAGCTCGGCTATGAAGATGTCGCAGCGAAGCGATGGGGCAAAGACAAACTACCCGAAATAATCGATCCTTATACTGAGAAGTACAAGGCTGCAGCTGTGGTTGAAACTGAAAATGCATATTGCATTCGTGATACCCTGATTGTTTGTTGGTATTCTGTTTCATGGCCTCCAATTTTCTGGATGGAGGATTTTGCTGAACTCCTCCCCTTGGTTACGGGAATAGATGAATTCGGTAGTGTTGATAATCTGAACCTGATTGCAGAAAGACAGGTGACCCTCAAGCGGCTATTCAATGCTCGGGAAGGCATCACACGTGCTGATGACACGTTGCCAAGAAGGTTTACCAAGGACCCCATGCCTGAGGGGCCTGGAAAGGGTCAGACGGTGGACCTGGATCCCATGCTTGATGCATACTATCGAAGACGTGGCTGGGACAAAGAAACCGGCTTACCTACCGACAAAATAATCAAGAACCTCTCGCTCGATTGGACGAGAGATTTCATGAACTAG
- a CDS encoding 4Fe-4S dicluster domain-containing protein — protein MPQQLTVDYTKCTGCRLCELACSAHHENKFQPSLARLKIVRYDDIGVDIPNVCGPCEEAPCVDVCPTYAMRRDPITDMTYVDYDKCILCKSCVGACVNGVIRLDTESMRIIKCDHCDGDPECVKICPTGAIQFGPPARSTVVDRHDKAETYLAEMTRTASEGES, from the coding sequence GTGCCTCAACAACTAACGGTAGATTATACGAAGTGCACAGGATGCAGGCTCTGTGAATTGGCTTGCTCAGCTCATCATGAGAACAAATTCCAACCCAGTCTGGCACGGTTGAAGATTGTGCGTTATGATGATATTGGAGTAGACATACCGAATGTCTGTGGCCCCTGTGAGGAGGCCCCGTGTGTTGATGTTTGTCCAACATATGCGATGCGGAGGGATCCGATTACGGATATGACCTATGTGGATTATGATAAGTGCATTCTCTGCAAGTCCTGTGTTGGAGCATGTGTCAACGGTGTCATTCGTCTAGATACTGAAAGTATGCGTATCATCAAGTGTGACCATTGCGATGGAGATCCCGAATGTGTCAAGATATGTCCAACGGGAGCAATTCAATTCGGTCCGCCTGCAAGATCTACAGTTGTTGACAGACATGACAAGGCTGAAACATATCTTGCAGAAATGACCCGTACGGCAAGTGAGGGTGAATCTTAG
- a CDS encoding branched-chain amino acid aminotransferase, which produces MDVTLVREDNRKQKPSDPMNLTFGSVYTDHMLTMCYRNGQWLSPEIKPYAPLELSPAALVLHYGQGIFEGMKAYRRGNRVLLFRPRENFKRLNRSAKRMVMPKVDQDFILDALAKLIDIERDWIPREHGTSLYIRPTMIATEPKLGVKPSDEYLFYIILSPVGPYFKEGFSPVSIHVSSRYTRAVRGGVGAAKTMSNYATSLLATKKASEKGYSQVLWLDAIEREYIEECGTMNVFVRFDDELATPPLNDTILPGITRDSVLKLARDWGYHVNERKISIHETIDAIEKGKILEIFGTGTAAVIAPVGELHFENTSYQIANGTVGDLSQRLFDTLTGIQCGEIDDSYGWIYEV; this is translated from the coding sequence ATGGATGTCACTCTGGTTCGAGAAGACAACCGAAAGCAGAAACCTTCAGATCCGATGAATCTGACCTTCGGCAGTGTATATACTGACCACATGCTTACTATGTGCTACCGTAATGGACAATGGCTCTCTCCTGAAATTAAGCCATATGCTCCACTCGAGCTGAGTCCTGCGGCATTAGTATTGCACTATGGCCAGGGCATCTTCGAGGGAATGAAGGCTTACCGGCGGGGAAATCGGGTACTACTGTTTCGTCCTCGTGAGAATTTCAAGCGATTAAACAGATCCGCCAAACGCATGGTCATGCCTAAAGTAGACCAGGATTTTATATTAGATGCCCTAGCAAAGCTCATCGATATTGAAAGGGATTGGATTCCTCGGGAGCATGGGACTTCCCTGTACATTCGGCCTACCATGATTGCCACAGAGCCGAAACTAGGAGTGAAACCTTCCGATGAGTATCTCTTCTACATTATCCTAAGTCCTGTTGGACCATACTTCAAGGAAGGATTCAGCCCAGTTAGCATCCATGTCTCAAGCAGATACACGAGAGCGGTCAGGGGTGGTGTTGGCGCAGCTAAGACTATGAGCAATTACGCCACAAGCCTGTTAGCCACGAAAAAGGCTAGTGAGAAGGGATACTCACAGGTTCTGTGGCTTGACGCCATAGAACGCGAGTACATCGAGGAATGCGGCACTATGAATGTGTTTGTCCGTTTTGATGACGAACTTGCTACTCCTCCGCTCAATGATACAATCCTACCTGGTATAACCCGGGATTCGGTATTGAAACTTGCGCGAGATTGGGGCTATCATGTTAACGAGCGAAAAATCTCAATTCACGAAACAATAGATGCTATCGAAAAGGGCAAGATACTCGAGATTTTCGGTACAGGAACAGCTGCTGTTATAGCACCAGTAGGCGAACTTCACTTTGAAAATACGTCTTATCAGATAGCAAATGGAACAGTTGGAGACCTCTCACAGAGATTGTTCGACACGCTCACAGGTATCCAGTGCGGTGAAATCGACGATTCATATGGCTGGATCTACGAAGTATAG